From the Apus apus isolate bApuApu2 chromosome 4, bApuApu2.pri.cur, whole genome shotgun sequence genome, one window contains:
- the LOC127384952 gene encoding toll-like receptor 2 type-1 isoform X1, giving the protein MTVIALDLLKGFQLLYSQYLDPRGHGQHTRRLKHSVHYTCKMFKQTKHKSRDTHTWQVWALYMVLAVNFSEEQVLKQSCPPCDASELCNCSSIGLDFIPQELTDKIITLNLSHNRIKHIRSQDLQQAVNLRALLLQSNTISSIDDDSFRSLGKLELLDLSNNSLAHLSPAWFGHLLSLQHLHLQGNSYRDLGESSPFSGLRNLSSLHLGNPQFSMIRQGNFEGISVLQYLWIEGGNLSQYEPGSLKPIQKINHMIINLRNAKVFSAIVRDLLHSVTWLEVREIKLDIEKKSLVQNSMPPFKIRKLTFKDAWFTDQYISRTIVLLKEITSLQEIEAIDCVLEGKGAWDTTEIKISGQSFVETVSVINLMIPNFHLFFDLQGMESQVKQLKRLTIAGSRVFMVPCKLAKHFSSLQYLDFSNNLLVNNRLDETICEKGWPSLQTLNLSQNSLKYLQETANSVTRLLTLRNLDVSQNKFGDIPDVCEWPKTLKYLNLSSTQIPKLTTCIPTTLEVLDVSSNNLREFGLQLPLLKELYLAKNQLMTLPGAAPVPNLVVMSIRRNKLSSFSREEFESFKQMELLDASDNNFICSCEFLSFIQHQARIAQVLVGWPEKYVCDSPLAVRGVQVGAVHLSLMECHRSLVVSLICALVFVVILVLVALGYKYHAVWYLRMTWAWLQAKRKPKRAPAKDICYDAFVSYSENDSDWVENIMVRELEQACPPFRLCLHKRDFVPGKWIVDNIIDSIEKSHKTLFVLSEHFVQSEWCKYELDFSHFRLFDENNDAAILVLLEPIQSKAIPKRFCKLRKIMNTKTYLEWPLEEEQQDMFWENLKGALKS; this is encoded by the coding sequence CAAAAtgttcaaacaaacaaaacacaaatcaaGAGATACACACACCTGGCAAGTATGGGCCCTTTACATGGTCTTAGCTGTAAACTTCTCTGAAGAACAAGTGCTGAAGCAAAGTTGTCCACCATGTGATGCCTCTGAGCTTTGCAACTGCTCTTCCATAGGCTTGGATTTCATTCCCCAAGAACTCACAGACAAAATCATAACATTAAACCTGTCCCACAACAGGATCAAGCACATCCGATCGCAGGATCTGCAGCAAGCTGTGAACTTgagagccctgctgctgcagtccaACACAATCAGCTCAATAGATGATGACTCGTTTCGCTCCCTTGGGAAACTGGAGCTCTTGGACTTATCAAATAACAGCTTGGCTCACTTGTCCCCTGCATGGTTCGGTCACCTCCTttcgctccagcacctccacctTCAAGGGAACTCCTACAGAGACCTGGGGGAAAGCTCTCCCTTTTCTGGGCTGAGGAACCTGAGCTCTCTTCACCTGGGCAACCCACAGTTTTCCATGATAAGGCAAGGAAACTTTGAGGGCATTTCAGTTCTCCAGTATTTATGGATTGAGGGTGGCAATCTCAGTCAGTATGAGCCAGGAAGTTTGAAACCGATTCAGAAGATAAATCACATGATCATAAACCTAAGAAATGCTAAAGTATTCTCAGCAATTGTCAGGGACCTTCTGCACTCTGTCACTTGGTTAGAAGTGAGAGAAATTAAGTTagatattgaaaaaaaaagcttggtGCAGAATTCAATGCCTCCTTTTAAGATACGAAAACTTACATTTAAAGATGCTTGGTTCACAGATCAATATATTAGCCGAACAATAGTATTACTGAAGGAAATCACATCATTGCAAGAGATTGAGGCCATCGATTGTGTGCTTGAGGGGAAAGGAGCCTGGGATactacagaaattaaaataagtggACAAAGTTTTGTTGAAACAGTGTCAGTAATAAATCTAATGATTCcaaattttcatttgttttttgaCCTGCAAGGTATGGAGTCACAAGTAAAACAACTGAAAAGACTTACCATCGCGGGCTCCAGAGTTTTCATGGTACCATGCAaacttgcaaaacatttttcatctcttcagtATCTGGACTTTAGTAATAATTTACTAGTAAATAATCGCTTAGATGAGACAATCTGTGAAAAAGGTTGGCCTTCACTGCAAACTTTAAACCTAAGTCAAAACTCTCTTAAATATCTCCAAGAAACTGCAAATTCTGTAACTCGTCTACTCACACTGAGAAATCTTGACGTAAGCCAAAATAAGTTTGGTGATATTCCAGATGTGTGTGAGTGGCCCAAAACCCTGAAATATTTAAACCTCTCCAGCACGCAAATTCCTAAACTCACGACTTGCATTCCCACAACACTGGAAGTTTTGGATGTCAGCTCTAACAACCTGAGGGAGTTTGGACTGCAGCTGCCACTTCTCAAAGAGCTGTACCTAGCAAAAAACCAGCTGATGACCTTGCCTGGTGCTGCACCTGTTCCTAACTTAGTGGTCATGTCAATCAGGAGGAACAAGCTCAGCAGTTTCTCCAGGGAAGAGTTTGAGTCCTTCAAGCAAATGGAGCTGCTGGATGCCAGTGACAACAACTTCATCTGCTCCTGCGAGTTTCTCTCCTTCATCCAGCACCAGGCCAGGATAGCCCAGGTGCTGGTGGGATGGCCAGAGAAGTACGTCTGTGACTCTCCGCTGGCAGTGAGAGGGGTGCAGGTTGGGGCCGTGCACCTCTCCCTGATGGAGTGCCACAGGTCCCTCGTGGTGTCATTGATCTGCGCCCTGGTGTTTGTGGTCATCCTCGTCCTCGTGGCCCTTGGCTACAAGTACCACGCGGTCTGGTACCTGAGAATGACCTGGGCATGGCTCCAAGCCAAGCGGAAGCCCAAGCGAGCCCCTGCCAAGGACATCTGCTACGATGCTTTTGTCTCCTACAGCGAGAATGACTCTGACTGGGTGGAAAACATCATGGTGCGGGAGCTGGAGCAGGCCTGCCCGCCCTTTCGGCTCTGCCTCCACAAGCGGGACTTTGTGCCCGGGAAGTGGATCGTGGACAACATCATCGACTCCatagagaagagccacaaaacTCTCTTTGTGCTGTCTGAGCACTTTGTGCAGAGCGAATGGTGCAAATACGAGCTGGACTTCTCGCACTTCCGCCTCTTTGACGAGAACAACGATGCAGCGATTCTCGTCCTGCTGGAGCCCATCCAGAGCAAAGCGATTCCCAAGAGGTTCTGCAAGCTGCGCAAGATCATGAACACAAAGACCTACCTGGAGTGGCCTCTtgaagaagagcagcaggacaTGTTTTGGGAAAACCTGAAAGGAGCCTTGAAGTCATAG
- the LOC127384952 gene encoding toll-like receptor 2 type-1 isoform X2 translates to MFKQTKHKSRDTHTWQVWALYMVLAVNFSEEQVLKQSCPPCDASELCNCSSIGLDFIPQELTDKIITLNLSHNRIKHIRSQDLQQAVNLRALLLQSNTISSIDDDSFRSLGKLELLDLSNNSLAHLSPAWFGHLLSLQHLHLQGNSYRDLGESSPFSGLRNLSSLHLGNPQFSMIRQGNFEGISVLQYLWIEGGNLSQYEPGSLKPIQKINHMIINLRNAKVFSAIVRDLLHSVTWLEVREIKLDIEKKSLVQNSMPPFKIRKLTFKDAWFTDQYISRTIVLLKEITSLQEIEAIDCVLEGKGAWDTTEIKISGQSFVETVSVINLMIPNFHLFFDLQGMESQVKQLKRLTIAGSRVFMVPCKLAKHFSSLQYLDFSNNLLVNNRLDETICEKGWPSLQTLNLSQNSLKYLQETANSVTRLLTLRNLDVSQNKFGDIPDVCEWPKTLKYLNLSSTQIPKLTTCIPTTLEVLDVSSNNLREFGLQLPLLKELYLAKNQLMTLPGAAPVPNLVVMSIRRNKLSSFSREEFESFKQMELLDASDNNFICSCEFLSFIQHQARIAQVLVGWPEKYVCDSPLAVRGVQVGAVHLSLMECHRSLVVSLICALVFVVILVLVALGYKYHAVWYLRMTWAWLQAKRKPKRAPAKDICYDAFVSYSENDSDWVENIMVRELEQACPPFRLCLHKRDFVPGKWIVDNIIDSIEKSHKTLFVLSEHFVQSEWCKYELDFSHFRLFDENNDAAILVLLEPIQSKAIPKRFCKLRKIMNTKTYLEWPLEEEQQDMFWENLKGALKS, encoded by the coding sequence AtgttcaaacaaacaaaacacaaatcaaGAGATACACACACCTGGCAAGTATGGGCCCTTTACATGGTCTTAGCTGTAAACTTCTCTGAAGAACAAGTGCTGAAGCAAAGTTGTCCACCATGTGATGCCTCTGAGCTTTGCAACTGCTCTTCCATAGGCTTGGATTTCATTCCCCAAGAACTCACAGACAAAATCATAACATTAAACCTGTCCCACAACAGGATCAAGCACATCCGATCGCAGGATCTGCAGCAAGCTGTGAACTTgagagccctgctgctgcagtccaACACAATCAGCTCAATAGATGATGACTCGTTTCGCTCCCTTGGGAAACTGGAGCTCTTGGACTTATCAAATAACAGCTTGGCTCACTTGTCCCCTGCATGGTTCGGTCACCTCCTttcgctccagcacctccacctTCAAGGGAACTCCTACAGAGACCTGGGGGAAAGCTCTCCCTTTTCTGGGCTGAGGAACCTGAGCTCTCTTCACCTGGGCAACCCACAGTTTTCCATGATAAGGCAAGGAAACTTTGAGGGCATTTCAGTTCTCCAGTATTTATGGATTGAGGGTGGCAATCTCAGTCAGTATGAGCCAGGAAGTTTGAAACCGATTCAGAAGATAAATCACATGATCATAAACCTAAGAAATGCTAAAGTATTCTCAGCAATTGTCAGGGACCTTCTGCACTCTGTCACTTGGTTAGAAGTGAGAGAAATTAAGTTagatattgaaaaaaaaagcttggtGCAGAATTCAATGCCTCCTTTTAAGATACGAAAACTTACATTTAAAGATGCTTGGTTCACAGATCAATATATTAGCCGAACAATAGTATTACTGAAGGAAATCACATCATTGCAAGAGATTGAGGCCATCGATTGTGTGCTTGAGGGGAAAGGAGCCTGGGATactacagaaattaaaataagtggACAAAGTTTTGTTGAAACAGTGTCAGTAATAAATCTAATGATTCcaaattttcatttgttttttgaCCTGCAAGGTATGGAGTCACAAGTAAAACAACTGAAAAGACTTACCATCGCGGGCTCCAGAGTTTTCATGGTACCATGCAaacttgcaaaacatttttcatctcttcagtATCTGGACTTTAGTAATAATTTACTAGTAAATAATCGCTTAGATGAGACAATCTGTGAAAAAGGTTGGCCTTCACTGCAAACTTTAAACCTAAGTCAAAACTCTCTTAAATATCTCCAAGAAACTGCAAATTCTGTAACTCGTCTACTCACACTGAGAAATCTTGACGTAAGCCAAAATAAGTTTGGTGATATTCCAGATGTGTGTGAGTGGCCCAAAACCCTGAAATATTTAAACCTCTCCAGCACGCAAATTCCTAAACTCACGACTTGCATTCCCACAACACTGGAAGTTTTGGATGTCAGCTCTAACAACCTGAGGGAGTTTGGACTGCAGCTGCCACTTCTCAAAGAGCTGTACCTAGCAAAAAACCAGCTGATGACCTTGCCTGGTGCTGCACCTGTTCCTAACTTAGTGGTCATGTCAATCAGGAGGAACAAGCTCAGCAGTTTCTCCAGGGAAGAGTTTGAGTCCTTCAAGCAAATGGAGCTGCTGGATGCCAGTGACAACAACTTCATCTGCTCCTGCGAGTTTCTCTCCTTCATCCAGCACCAGGCCAGGATAGCCCAGGTGCTGGTGGGATGGCCAGAGAAGTACGTCTGTGACTCTCCGCTGGCAGTGAGAGGGGTGCAGGTTGGGGCCGTGCACCTCTCCCTGATGGAGTGCCACAGGTCCCTCGTGGTGTCATTGATCTGCGCCCTGGTGTTTGTGGTCATCCTCGTCCTCGTGGCCCTTGGCTACAAGTACCACGCGGTCTGGTACCTGAGAATGACCTGGGCATGGCTCCAAGCCAAGCGGAAGCCCAAGCGAGCCCCTGCCAAGGACATCTGCTACGATGCTTTTGTCTCCTACAGCGAGAATGACTCTGACTGGGTGGAAAACATCATGGTGCGGGAGCTGGAGCAGGCCTGCCCGCCCTTTCGGCTCTGCCTCCACAAGCGGGACTTTGTGCCCGGGAAGTGGATCGTGGACAACATCATCGACTCCatagagaagagccacaaaacTCTCTTTGTGCTGTCTGAGCACTTTGTGCAGAGCGAATGGTGCAAATACGAGCTGGACTTCTCGCACTTCCGCCTCTTTGACGAGAACAACGATGCAGCGATTCTCGTCCTGCTGGAGCCCATCCAGAGCAAAGCGATTCCCAAGAGGTTCTGCAAGCTGCGCAAGATCATGAACACAAAGACCTACCTGGAGTGGCCTCTtgaagaagagcagcaggacaTGTTTTGGGAAAACCTGAAAGGAGCCTTGAAGTCATAG
- the LOC127384954 gene encoding toll-like receptor 2 type-2 produces the protein MTKHSWQVWALYMVLAVNFSEEQVLKQSCCPSCDASELCNCSSMGLDFIPQELTDKIITLNLSHNRIKHIRSQDLQQAVNLRALLLQSNTISSIDGDSFRSLGKLELLDLSNNSLAHLSPAWFGHLLSLQHLHLQGNSYRDLGESSPFSGLRNLSSLHLGNPQFSMIRQGNFEGISVLQYLWIEGGNLSQYEPGSLKLIQKINHMIINLRSAKVFSAIVRDLLHSVTWLEMRNIAFSVPAEMPLLSVMANFLAKKISLKQTLLTDDTVPEIVSILEDMPNLVEVEMKDCILLGTGRWKMQIQAKQSQTLRALTIDKLSIEEFYLFTDLHSVEGLLSLLTKVTVTNTKVFLVPCSLSKHLLSLKYLDLSANLLGDQSLEHSACQGGWPLLQTLNLSQNSLSDLEMTSKSLSHLRNLSLLDVSLNNFGDIPDVCEWPKTLKYLNLSSTQIPKLTTCIPTTLEVLDVSSNNLREFGLQLPLLKELYLAKNQLMTLPGAAPVPNLVVMSIRRNKLSSFSREEFESFKQMELLDASDNNFICSCEFLSFIQHQARIAQVLVGWPEKYVCDSPLAVRGVQVGAVHLSLMECHRSLVVSLICALVFVVILVLVALGYKYHAVWYLRMTWAWLQAKRKPKRAPAKDICYDAFVSYSENDSDWVENIMVRELEQACPPFRLCLHKRDFVPGKWIVDNIIDSIEKSHKTLFVLSEHFVQSEWCKYELDFSHFRLFDENNDAAILVLLEPIQSKAIPKRFCKLRKIMNTKTYLEWPLVEEQQDMFWFNLKVALKS, from the coding sequence ATGACTAAACATTCCTGGCAAGTGTGGGCCCTCTACATGGTCTTAGCTGTAAACTTCTCTGAAGAACAAGTGCTGAAGCAAAGTTGTTGTCCGTCATGTGATGCCTCTGAGCTTTGCAACTGCTCTTCCATGGGCTTGGATTTCATTCCCCAAGAACTCACAGACAAAATCATAACATTAAACCTGTCCCACAACAGGATCAAGCACATCCGATCGCAGGATCTGCAGCAAGCTGTGAACTTgagagccctgctgctgcagtccaACACAATCAGCTCAATAGATGGTGACTCGTTTCGCTCCCTTGGGAAACTGGAGCTCTTGGACTTATCAAATAACAGCTTGGCTCACTTGTCCCCTGCATGGTTCGGTCACCTCCTttcgctccagcacctccacctTCAAGGGAACTCCTACAGAGACCTGGGGGAAAGCTCTCCCTTTTCTGGGCTGAGGAACCTGAGCTCTCTTCACCTGGGCAACCCACAGTTTTCCATGATAAGGCAAGGAAACTTTGAGGGCATTTCAGTTCTCCAGTATTTATGGATTGAGGGTGGCAATCTCAGTCAGTATGAGCCAGGAAGTTTGAAACTGATTCAGAAGATAAATCACATGATCATAAACCTAAGAAGTGCTAAAGTATTCTCAGCAATTGTCAGGGACCTTCTGCACTCTGTCACTTGGttagaaatgagaaatataGCATTCAGTGTACCTGCTGAAATGCCACTATTGAGTGTCATGGCAAACtttcttgcaaagaaaatttctttGAAACAGACCTTATTAACAGATGATACTGTGCCTGAGATTGTCAGCATTTTAGAAGACATGCCAAATCTAGTGGAGGTGGAGATGAAAGACTGTATACTGTTGGGAACTGGACGATGGAAAATGCAAATTCAAGCAAAACAATCACAGACTCTTAGAGCTCTAACAATAGATAAGTTATCTATAgaagaattttatttgtttacagATCTTCATTCTGTGGAAGGTCTACTATCTCTTCTTACCAAAGTGACAGTTACAAATACCAAAGTCTTTTTGGTACCATGCAGCCTTTCAAAACATCTTCTGTCATTAAAGTATCTTGACCTTAGTGCAAATTTGCTTGGTGACCAGAGTTTGGAGCATTCGGCATGTCAGGGAGGTTGGCCTTTGCTACAGACTCTAAATTTAAGTCAGAATTCACTGAGCGACTTAGAAATGACAAGTAAAAGTTTGTCTCATCTAAGAAATCTAAGTCTATTAGATGTTAGCCTTAATAATTTTGGTGATATTCCAGATGTGTGTGAGTGGCCCAAAACCCTGAAATATTTAAACCTCTCCAGCACGCAAATTCCTAAACTCACGACTTGCATTCCCACAACACTGGAAGTTTTGGATGTCAGCTCTAACAACCTGAGGGAGTTTGGACTGCAGCTGCCACTTCTCAAAGAGCTGTACCTAGCAAAAAACCAGCTGATGACCTTGCCTGGTGCTGCACCTGTTCCTAACTTAGTGGTCATGTCAATCAGGAGGAACAAGCTCAGCAGTTTCTCCAGGGAAGAGTTTGAGTCCTTCAAGCAAATGGAGCTGCTGGATGCCAGTGACAACAACTTCATCTGCTCCTGCGAGTTTCTCTCCTTCATCCAGCACCAGGCCAGGATAGCCCAGGTGCTGGTGGGATGGCCAGAGAAGTACGTCTGTGACTCTCCGCTGGCAGTGAGAGGGGTGCAGGTTGGGGCCGTGCACCTCTCCCTGATGGAGTGCCACAGGTCCCTCGTGGTGTCATTGATCTGCGCCCTGGTGTTTGTGGTCATCCTCGTCCTCGTGGCCCTTGGCTACAAGTACCACGCGGTCTGGTACCTGAGAATGACCTGGGCATGGCTCCAAGCCAAGCGGAAGCCCAAGCGAGCCCCTGCCAAGGACATCTGCTACGATGCTTTTGTCTCCTACAGCGAGAATGACTCTGACTGGGTGGAAAACATCATGGTGCGGGAGCTGGAGCAGGCCTGCCCGCCCTTTCGGCTCTGCCTCCACAAGCGGGACTTTGTGCCCGGGAAGTGGATCGTGGACAACATCATCGACTCCatagagaagagccacaaaacTCTCTTTGTGCTGTCTGAGCACTTTGTGCAGAGCGAATGGTGCAAATACGAGCTGGACTTCTCGCACTTCCGCCTCTTTGACGAGAACAACGATGCAGCGATTCTCGTCCTGCTGGAGCCCATCCAGAGCAAAGCGATTCCCAAGAGGTTCTGCAAGCTGCGCAAGATCATGAACACAAAGACCTACCTGGAGTGGCCTCTtgtggaagagcagcaggacatGTTTTGGTTTAATTTGAAAGTAGCACTAAAATCATAG
- the RNF175 gene encoding LOW QUALITY PROTEIN: RING finger protein 175 (The sequence of the model RefSeq protein was modified relative to this genomic sequence to represent the inferred CDS: inserted 5 bases in 3 codons; substituted 1 base at 1 genomic stop codon), whose product MAVLVQRFPLRMHNNHAISSYMRAPPAHPVSVCCPLQHWKVHVKHCDXELIGVEVFLFLIATLAVAKIVIVQLKQRHCQSYYINSLWFLLTYKLSYATVIVCYLGTMFTMFRFNVFILVMPLICLGVMLLFYRLCYGVTGRDFAEICSDNMDSTIGLYISGIPTRNLSNDICVVCEKKXVVDINGEGIIGNTYQLSCNHVFHEFCICGWCIAGKNQTPYLPEKVALKRMLSPYPXAHILYGKLLDWLCKLXWQSVAIGIMQGINYSLGLEYNSDY is encoded by the exons ATGGCTGTTTTAGTCCAACGTTTTCCTTTAAG GATGCACAATAACCACGCTATCTCCAGCTACATGCGTGCCCCACCAGCGCATCCGGTGTCGGTGTGCTGTCC gttgCAACATTGGAAGGTGCACGTGAAGCACTGTGA TGAACTAATAGGTGTGgaggtgtttctttttctcattgCCACCTTGGCTGTTGCCAAAATTGTGATTGTTCAGTTGAAGCAAAGACACTGTCAATCGTACTACATTAATAGCTT ATGGTTTCTCCTAACCTATAAACTGAGTTATGCAACTGTAATTGTGTGTTATCTAGGCACAATGTTTACCATGTTTagatttaatgtatttat TCTGGTGATGCCATTAATTTGCCTTGGTGTAATGCTGCTTTTTTACAGACTGTGCTATGGAGTGACTGGAAGAGACTTTGCAGAAATTTGTTCTGACAACATGGATTCCACCATTGGT CTTTACATCAGTGGCATACCAACAAGAAATCTGTCAAATGACATCTGTGtagtctgtgaaaaaaa tgttgtggaTATAAATGGAGAAGGGATCATTGGAAATACCTACCAGCTGTCCTGTAATCATGT GTTTCATGAATTCTGCATCTGTGGCTGGTGCATTGCTGGCAAGAACCAGACCCCATACTTACCTGAGAAAGTTGCTTTGAAGAGGATGTTAAGCCCATATCCTTAAGCCC ATATATTGTATGGGAAACTTTTGGACTGGCTCTGCAAAC TTTGGCAATCAGTTGCTATAGGCATCATGCAAGGCATTAATTACTCATTGGGTCTAGAATATAACTCAGATTATTAA